The following proteins are encoded in a genomic region of Arachis ipaensis cultivar K30076 chromosome B02, Araip1.1, whole genome shotgun sequence:
- the LOC107627575 gene encoding uncharacterized protein LOC107627575 has translation MRDSVFTLDLYHGGQMVSRNGRKEYLGGMVVEGLQFELDEWSLKEIVAALKEVGYTGNAKIWWNGPGVALKDGLRELKSDGDAMRMGKYVVEQEIKHCHVYAVSGCRQGNGVEITSNDEDYIPSDGEYSANDLVEVEVVSQSESSSEDNRFDDSADDGDHEDHFGFNVEEENQQGQHPNAFGGNSGSLGTDDNNVDVGVGVENNTGGVTEDGTEIDVGDISSGYDTESLDSYDGDSDEPVRKKRYPRYNEADMSVDYEFRLGTEFKSIAEFKEAIKEYALLNGRDIRYVKNDQVRCRVKCKGLGGECPWMAFASKVGKSGCVRLKTLKSKHTCGRNYSGRLASSNWIAKKITNNISRGEDMKLGTVIQTIQEKYMANISVWKAYWARRKAREVVHGKAV, from the coding sequence ATGAGAGATTCTGTGTTTACTCTCGATCTCTACCATGGTGGTCAGATGGTTAGCAGGAACGGAAGGAAAGAATACCTTGGTGGGATGGTAGTGGAAGGGTTGCAGTTTGAGTTAGATGAGTGGTCGTTAAAAGAAATTGTTGCAGCGCTGAAAGAAGTTGGATACACAGGCAATGCTAAAATCTGGTGGAACGGACCTGGAGTTGCATTGAAGGATGGTCTTAGGGAGTTGAAGTCTGATGGAGATGCAATGAGAATGGGTAAGTATGTAGTGGAACAAGAGATTAAACACTGCCATGTGTATGCGGTTAGTGGATGTAGACAAGGAAATGGGGTTGAGATAACCTCAAATGATGAGGACTATATACCCTCTGATGGTGAGTACAGTGCTAATGATTTAGTTGAAGTAGAAGTGGTAAGTCAGTCAGAGTCTTCAAGTGAAGATAACAGATTTGATGACAGTGCTGACGATGGTGATCATGAGGATCATTTTGGCTTTAATGTTGAAGAAGAAAACCAACAAGGTCAGCATCCAAATGCCTTCGGAGGTAACAGTGGCTCATTAGGAACAGATGATAATAATGTTGATGTGGGAGTTGGTGTTGAAAATAACACAGGAGGGGTTACTGAAGATGGAACAGAAATTGATGTTGGTGATATTTCTTCGGGTTATGATACAGAGTCATTGGACAGCTATGATGGAGATTCTGATGAGCCCGTAAGAAAAAAGAGGTATCCTAGATATAATGAAGCTGACATGAGTGTTGATTATGAGTTTCGGCTGGGGACTGAGTTTAAATCTATTGCTGAGTTTAAGGAGGCTATTAAGGAATATGCATTGTTGAATGGGAGGGACATTAGATATGTCAAGAACGATCAGGTTAGATGCAGAGTCAAATGCAAGGGTTTAGGCGGAGAGTGTCCATGGATGGCATTTGCAAGTAAAGTAGGAAAATCTGGATGTGTTAGGCTGAAGACATTGAAGAGTAAGCACACTTGTGGGAGGAACTACAGTGGCCGTCTTGCGTCCAGCAATTGGATTGCTAAAAAAATTACTAATAACATAAGTAGAGGAGAAGATATGAAGCTGGGGACTGTAATTCAAACTATTCAAGAAAAATACATGGCAAATATATCTGTGTGGAAAGCTTACTGGGCAAGAagaaaggcaagggaagtggtgCATGGGAAGGCAGTGTAG
- the LOC107625656 gene encoding uncharacterized protein LOC107625656, whose amino-acid sequence MSFSKKLPLVLLFSSLFIHASLGELVCEDLPKDLCAFSIASSGKRCLLETERAADGGVEYQCRTSEAVVERMSEYIETDQCVADCGVDRSSVGISSDAFFEPQFSGKLCSPACYKNCPNIVDLFFNLAAGEGVYLPELCEKHKTNPHRAMVELMSSGVAAPGPVSNNLSEDISSASAPSPQ is encoded by the exons ATGTCTTTCTCAAAGAAATTGCCTTTGGTTCtcttgttttcttcccttttcatCCATGCATCTTTAG GTGAGTTGGTATGTGAGGACTTGCCAAAGGACTTGTGTGCATTCTCAATAGCCTCCTCAGGGAAGAGGTGCTTATTAGAGACGGAGAGAGCGGCGGACGGCGGCGTGGAGTACCAATGCCGGACGTCAGAAGCCGTGGTGGAGAGGATGTCGGAGTACATCGAGACGGACCAATGTGTGGCCGATTGTGGGGTTGATAGGAGCTCAGTTGGGATCTCATCTGATGCTTTTTTTGAGCCACAATTCTCCGGCAAGCTTTGCTCCCCAGCATGTTACAAGAATTGCCCTAACATTGTTGACCTTTTCTTCAACTTGGCTGCTGGAGAGG GAGTGTATTTGCCAGAGCTATGTGAGAAGCACAAGACAAATCCTCACCGTGCCATGGTTGAGCTAATGAGCTCAGGAGTTGCAGCCCCAGGACCTGTTTCTAATAATCTCTCTGAAGATATTTCATCAGCATCTGCCCCTTCTCCACagtaa